A region of the Lycium barbarum isolate Lr01 chromosome 1, ASM1917538v2, whole genome shotgun sequence genome:
TTTCCTCCTTCAAGTCCCCGTATTAtttgttgctgctgctgttgttgctgctgctgctgatcTCTAGGAAAAAACTGATGGTGATATAGGAGTTGGTTCCCACCCCCTCCTCCTCCTATCAAATTGAACCCCAAATTAGTGGTATTTGCAATGTCTCCTAAATTTTGATACTTGGAAAGTTCGGACTTGGCACAGCTAAGGTCGACCTGGAGCTGTCGGAGTTGGTGTTGGAGAAGGGAAATGACACCAACGCAACCGTAGACTGGATCACGGAGGCGCATGTCAGCCTCATAAGCGAGAGAGTTGACGGCGTCTTCCCTTTGATGAGGCTGCAATTCGTTCAGCAGCTTCGTGACATTGCTGGCACCGAAGATTTTGTGAACATTTGCGAATTTTTGGGGCTGATCTGGAGGGAAGTATGGGGCAAACACGCATTCAGGCTGGCATTTCCGACGAAGGAATTTACATGCTGCACATGGTGAGTAGGATGACAGTGAAGGTGATGAAGATGAAGCCATTCACAAGTATTAGGAGTAATCCTCTCTCTTCTCTTTAATACCTGCAAATAAACAGCATACATAGGATCATTTAGCAATGAAGTATTTCTGCATCACTACATAAATAAGGTTACCTAGCTGAGTGGTTAACAGTTAATATTTGGAATGATATATGATTAGAATTCATACTCAATCCATGGACAGTTTTAAGACGTTTTATAAAATCAAtataaataaattcacttataataaCATGTTACCCGAGGGTCTACCGGAATCAGTCTCTATCTCTCAAGGTAGCTAGGAATAAGGTAGGTTTGCTTACACACTACTCTCTCCAG
Encoded here:
- the LOC132636243 gene encoding protein ASYMMETRIC LEAVES 2-like, giving the protein MASSSSPSLSSYSPCAACKFLRRKCQPECVFAPYFPPDQPQKFANVHKIFGASNVTKLLNELQPHQREDAVNSLAYEADMRLRDPVYGCVGVISLLQHQLRQLQVDLSCAKSELSKYQNLGDIANTTNLGFNLIGGGGGGNQLLYHHQFFPRDQQQQQQQQQQQIIRGLEGGNNSFDTTGGGFRI